In [Phormidium] sp. ETS-05, the genomic window GCTCCGCTTCTTGGCGCAGGATTTTGAGGGCTGCTTCCACGGGTAAACCGCGCTTGTAAGGACGATCGCCCGCCGTCAGGGCATCATATATATCAGCAATCGTCATTAGCTGAGCCTGAATGGGAATTTCTGGTCCTTTTAATCCCTGGGGATAACCGGAGCCATCGAGCTTTTCGTGATGCCCGAAGGCAATTTCGGGGACTTGTTTCAGATTCACCGTCCACGGTATGCGTTTAAGAAATTCATAGCTGTAGGTAACGTGATATTCAATTGCCAAACGCTCTTCTGATGTGAGATTTCCCTTAGTCACCATAAGCTGAGCCATTTCATCAGGACTGACTAGCGGTCTGAGCTGACCTTCAGCGTCCCTGTAAGTGTAACCCGATAATTCCCGCAGACGGGCTAAAGGTTCTTCCGCCAGAATCCTCGGCTCATTGGCTTCCAGGAGAATCTGCCAGTAACGATCCAGTGCCTGGATTTCTTCTTCTAGCTTAGTATCTAACTGGGCTAAACTGTGGCAGTGAGAGCAGGTGTCTTCGGTTTGCACGTGGCGGTGTTGGGGATGCTCGATTAAGTGGCGAAATTTGGTTTGGGCGCATTCCATCTGTAGAGTACGCTTCGCCAGAGCAAACCGATGCCGAATCACTTCTAGCTGCGAGGGGTAGAGTTTTTTCTGTTTGACTAAAATTGCTTCGGGAACGCCGACTTTACCAAAATCATGGAGAAGGGCGGCATAGCGAATTTCTTGGATTTGGCGCTGGTCAAAATACAGTTTGCGTAAAGTGCCGGTGCTGACGCTGTTTACCTCTTCGCTCAAGCGAACGGTGAGTTCGGCTACCCGCTCAGAATGTCCGTAGGTGCAGGGGTCTCGGGCTTCAATCACCTGCACTGATGCCCTGACAAAGCCTTCAAACAGATTTTCTATGCTTTCTTGCAGTTGATTTCTTTCAATAGAGATGGCTGCTTGAGAAGCCAAAGAGTGTAATATCCTTTCTTCCCAATCTGAGTAGGGCTGAGTGCTTTCTATGACATTTTCTGGGGTGATTACTAGATCGGGGCGGATTTTGCGGTTGATGAGCTGGAGGACGCCGATCGTTTCTCCGTCCCGGTTTTGCATGGGCAATACCAGCACGGAGCGGGTGTGATAGTTGATATCGCGATCGAAGCTGCGGTCTAGCTGGTATGGTACTTCTGGGTTGAGGATGTAGGCATCTGGTAGATTCAAAGTTTCACCCGTGAGCGCCACATACCCAGCCAAACTTTGGCGAGTCAGGGGAATAGCGAATTCCTGAAACGAAACTTGGGGGCGAGAATGGTTTTGCGCCACCTTAAACAATAGAGTGGGGATTTCATCAGTCCGAGCGACCAAATAGACGCTCCCCGCATCGCTGCAGGTAATTTCCCGGCTTTTCGACAGGATCAGCGTTAGCAATGCAGACAAATCGTAAGTGCTTGACAGGGCTGCCCCAATGTCCAACAACTGCTCTACCAGTTCCGCTCTCGATGCGGCTTGCTCCTGGATGTTTTTATAATCGGGGAGCGCTGGATGCTCAACTCTCTGATGGCTGTTCACAGCTAGACCTCAATTTTTCTCTCCCTTGCCTTGACTTGCTCGATCGTGCAGTTGTTCTTCACCTGACCAGGGAGAGCCATCACTGGCTATCCCTCTGGGCTGGTTTGGTTACAGGTGAGATATCACCTCAGCCAGAGCAAAGTCTTTTGCGGTCAGTCCCCCGGCATCGTGAGTGGTCAGGCTCACGGTAACAATGTTGTAGGAAATCGAAATATCGGGGTGATGACCTGCAGCCTCCGCTGGCTCCACCAATTTATTCACCCACGCGATCGCTTCTATAAAATCCTTAAATACCTTTTGGGTTGTGATTTTCTTCCCCGCCACGGTCCAGCCTGAAAGCTGACTTACTTTTTTTTGAATTTCTGCTTCCCCAAGCAACTGAGCCATGTATTTCCCCTTACATTTATATGTACAACAATGCACCACTAACCGCAATTGTTTTTCACGTCCGGTTTTTCCCCTGTACCGCTACTCCAATGCACCCACAATCTTTGCTGGTTAGAGGGGTTGTTTGCTCTTAATTATACCAACCTGAGACGATCTCACCACCATCTCTCCACTGTGCTGCTGCATCATCTACTTTACAGCACTCTAGTAGTTCTTATGCTCTCTCCCAAGCAATCCGTATTTTCCCCAAGGGTAGGGGAGCTTGTTGATGTTGTTCAGAGTGCTTTCAGGGTATTTTATAACTACTCCCGGGCTTGATGCCTGGGGATAACCCTGAAATTACTTGTTTATGATGAGATGAATGGCAACCACACCATAGGAAAATCACAACCCTATGGGCATTTAGTTTTTGTGGTTAGGAAAAAGATGCAGTGGCGGTAAAATTTAGCCCCAAAAGCTATCCGCTCCCACCCAGAAGCGCTCGATCTTTTGGCTTGACGCTGGGGGTGGGAGCGGTCTAGCGGGTCTTCAGATTAGAACCTGACTGCCGGGAGGATCCCCAAGTCAGCCGTTATATGTTTAACCTTTGGCGTCCCACTAGGAGACGCTGGCTGACTGTTAGAGAACAGCCCCGGCGCACAGCCGGCCTAGTCTAATCTGATGACCCAAGCGTTTACTACTATCTTGCATGGGCATCACCTCCTTTGACCCTGTACGGTATCAGTCTCAAAAGGCTAACGTTTTCTAAGATAACACAAAAATCTGGATTGGGTGGGGAAATTCAAAAAAAAACCTGCCAACTGGCAGGTTTTTTTTTGATGCGGCCATCAAACCCTCAGAATTACTAGCCGCCAGAAGGATCGGGGTTCTGGCGGCTTTTTCCCTTAGAGAGCGTTGCCGCGAGGCAGAACTTCTTCGGGGAAGATGAAGTTTTCGTGGGGTTGGTCCGCCGGAGCCATCCAGGCGCGCAGACCTTCGTTGAGTAGGATGTTCTTGGTGTAGAACGTTTCAAACTCGGGGTCTTCAGCCGCCCGCAGTTCTTGGGATACGAAGTCGTAAGCCGCAGGTTCAGAGCCAGACCGACGATGCCGATCGCGCTCATCCACAAACCAGTCACGGGGACAAACAACATGAAGAAGTGCAACCAACGCTTGTTGGAGAAAGCAATCCCAAAAATTTGGCTCCAGAAGCGGTTGGCTGTCACCATCGAGTAGGTTTCTTCCGCTTGGGTGGGTTCAAAGGCGCGGAAGGTGTTGGCACCTTCACCGTCTTGGAACAGGGTATTTTCCACCGTGGCGCCGTGAATGGCGCACAGCAGAGCGCCACCGAGGATACCGGCAACACCCATCATGTGGAAGGGGTTGAGGGTCCAGTTGTGGAAGCCTTGCAGGAAGAGGATAAAGCGGAAGATGCCAGCGACGCCGAAGCTAGGAGCGAAGAACCAGCCGGACTGACCCAAGGGGTACATCAAAAACACGCTGACGAACACGGCAATAGGACCGGTGAATGCCAGAGCGTTATAGGGGCGCAGTCCTACCAGACGGGCGATTTCCAACTGGCGCAAGCAGAAACCAATCAGGGCAAAGGCACCGTGGAGGGCGACGAATGTCCACAGACCGCCTAATTGACACCAACGCACGAAGTCCCATTGGGCTTCGGGACCCCACAAGAACAGCAGGGAGTGACCCAGACTGTTGGCGGGGGTGGATACGGCTACGGTGAGGAAGTTGCAGCCTTCTAGGTAGGAGGATGCTAAACCGTGGGTGTACCAGGAGGTGACGAAGGTGGTGCCGGTGAGCCAGCCCCCGATCGCCAGATAGGCGCAGGGGAACAGCAGGATGCCGGACCAGCCGACGAATACGAATCGATCGCGTTTTAGCCAGTCGTCGAGCACGTCAAACAAGCCGCGCTCGGCACTGCGTCCAATGGCAATTGTCATTAGAGCCAATCTCCAGTTAGGTTATGAGTGCCTTAATCCCTACTGTGCTTATGCCCGGGCTTCTGCATCGGAGTTTCCTTAGCAAAAATTCCGTCATTTGGCAAGTAGAGTTTACTTTTCTTTACTATGTTTCACATTATAGGGGCAAGTTTCTCATTTTGGAACCCCTTGGCAAAGAAAATTTTACTTTTTTCTGAATTATCTACTCCCCCCGTCCCCCCGTCCCCCCGAAGACAGCCCTCACCCCCGTCCCCTCTCACTCGGGGGGAGAGGGGGGAATTGCCCCCTGCCCCCCTGCCCCCCTGCCCCCTGCCCCCCTGCTCCCCCGTCCCCCCGTCCCCCCGTCGGGGGAAAGGGGACCAGGAGATGAAATGACAAATTGCCCAGATTGACTGGTGGTGGCTGAGATATTCTGAGATAGTGACAATATCCCTAAACAATCAATTCCTCATCCACCATGTTCACGATTGACTTGATGCTCAAGAATAGTCCTCTGCCTCTGTCGGTCCACCGCAAAACGGCTGAGGGAGCGGAGGCGCTTTTCTCGGAATTAACGGGAGCGATGCGCTCTGGTAGTTCTGAGTTGCTGGAACTGACTTGCGAGAAGATGCCGGAGAAAAAACTGGCGGTGTTCAGCGACCAACTGGCTGCAGTGCAGATATCCCAGAAAACGGGAGCTTCTCCCTCGGGTAAAGCTCCGGGTTTTGCGGCGATCGCGGAAGCTTTAGGACAATAAATCATGTCCCAGGGGAGTGAAATGGCAAAACCCGCCATCAGAGTCGCTGATGTCTGCTTTCGCTGGCCGAATGGTTCAGATGTCCTACAGTCCTGCTCTCTGGAAGTGCCCGAGGGGGAATTTTGGATGCTCTTGGGCACTAATGGTAGCGGTAAATCCACGCTCCTGAGATTGCTCGCCGGTTTGCTGACTCCTGATAGCGGTGAGATTCAGGTGCAGCAGCCGGTGGGGTTCGTCTTCCAAAACCCGGACCATCAGTTGGTGATGCCGACGGTGGGGGCAGATGTGGCGTTTGGACTGGTGGCGGAACAGCTCTCCCCGGCGCAAGTGCGTCTGCGGGTGGAGGAAGCTCTGAGCGCGGTCAATTTGCTGAACCTGCAACGGCGCCCGATTTATGCTCTCAGTGGCGGTCAAAAGCAGCGAATTGCGATTGCTGGGGCGATCGCCCGCCACTGCTCGGTCCTCATCTTGGACGAACCCACCGCCTTGCTGGACCCGGATAGTCAGTTAGACTTGGTGGCTCAGGTGCAGCGGTTGGTGAAAAGCCGTGGTTTAAGCGCTTTATGGGTGACACACCGCTTTGATGAATTGGATTACTGCGATGGTGCTTTCCTCCTAGAGCAAGGTCATGTGGTGGCTCAGGGGGAACCCGAACCCCTCAAACAGCGCCTGATGCAAAGCGAAAATTTTGCTTAAGCTATCATTACTCGGCCATAATAACGGCGAAAAATTAACAAAACTCAATCAAAAGTGGCATAATAACAAAATGCTTGTCACCCAGAAATCTTAAAAAAGTGTAAGGAAAACTACAATGCCACTCTCGCAGCCGAGAGCTTTATTGCTCGTGGACGGCTACAACATCATCGGCGTCTGGCCTCACCTGAAAAAAACCCGAGACCGCGAGGGTTTGGAGGCTTCCCGGCACTTGCTCATAGAAGCTCTAGCTAACTACAGTGCTTTGCAAGACTGGGACACCCAGGTGGTGTTTGATGCCCAGTATCGAGATATCCAAAGCAGCAGCGAAATCGTCACTAATCACCTGTGCGTCATCTATACGGATTTTGGCGAGACGGCGGATACATATATAGAAAGAGTATGCGCCACCAGGCCACGCCAAATTGGACTGCGCCAGCGGACGATCGTCTCTACTTCTGACCGGGCCCTGCAGCTAACGGCGATGGGTTATGGTGCGGAATGGATGTCACCGCAACATCTGCGCAAATCTATCGATAACGCCGATCGCCATTGCCAACTTAATCAAAAATCCCGGTCCCTCGGTCAAAGTCGCTTCCTCTTCCAATCGCTGGATGCCAAGACCCAAAACCGTTTGGCGAATTTACGCTTCGAGCTGCAGCCCCCGAAAAAATAATTTCCAAAAATTTTTCCAAAAGGGCTTGCCATAAACCCAACTTTGGGGTTATAGTATTGAAGGTGGTTAAAACAACCAACCAAAAACAATCCTCGGTAGCTCAGTGGTAGAGCGGTCGGCTGTCAGGCACAAATGGAAAAACCTATAGGGTTTTACACCATTGCCAACCTAGCAGCGCTACTCGGTAACGAGTAGTGGAAAATCGGGTGAATTCAGGGAAGCCGCAGCACTTCGGGTGGCGGGAATCCTGAGCCAAGTCTGGTCAAGGGCAGCGATAACACGCTGGTAGCCAGAAAGGTGCAGAGACTAGGAATGAGGAGCCCATCCAATAAGTTCCACAGCGCCCGACATCCCACGCGGATGATGAGATAGTCCACTCCTAGCAGAAATGCTTGGGATAAAGTGTAACCGATTGGTCGTAGGTTCGAATCCTACCCGGGGAGTTTAAAAAAATTGTAGTAGGGGCGATTGGCAAATCGCCCCTATTGCATTTGGGAAGACAGGGATTTGATATCCAATTTAGGGTGGGGGTTTTGATGTGCCAAAATCAGTGGCATGAGCAGTGGTTGTTAGAGCCAGATGTGACTTTTCTTAATCATGGCTCGTTTGGGGCTTGTCCTTTACCGGTTTTGCAAGCGCAGCAACGGTTTCAAGTGCAATTAGAAAGGGAACCGGTGCGGTTTTTCTCCCGGGAGTGGGAGCCGCTTCTGGATGAGGCGAGGAACCAATTGGCGGATTTTGTGGGGTCGCCGAGAGAGGATTTGGTGTTTGTGGCGAATGCGACGATGGGGGTAAATGCGGTATTGCGATCGCTCCAGTTGCAGCCCGGAGATGAAATTTTGACCACGGACCACCTCTACAATGCCTGTCGCAATGCTTTGGAATTTACCGCCGCTGCGGCTAATGCGCGTGTGGTGGTGGCGTCGGTGCCTTTTCCTTTGGCGGATACTAGAGAAATTGTGACTGCGGTGATGGACCGGGTTTCCCCTCGGACGAAATTGGCGGTACTCGACCATATTACTAGCCAAACTGCTTTGGTGTTTCCGATCGCCCAGTTGGTCCGGGAATTGGCGGCGGTGGGTGTGGATACCTTGGTGGATGGGGCCCAAGCTCCCGGGGCAGTACCATTGAATTTAGCAGAATTGGGCGCGGCTTACTATACGGGGAATTGTCATAAGTGGCTTTGCGCTCCCAAGGGTTCGGCGTTTTTATATGTGCGTCGGGATCAGCAAGAAATGATTCGCCCCCCGGTGATTAGTCATGGGGCCAATTCCCTGCGCACGGATAAGTCTCGGTTTCAACTGGAATTTTACTGGATGGGGACTGATGATCCCAGTCCTTATTTATCTATGCCAGCAGTGTTGGAATTTATGGGGTCCCTGGTGGCGGGAGGTTGGTCGGGACTGATGGCGCAAAATCACGATTTGGCTTTGAAGGCGCGGGGGTTGTTGGCGGAGGCTCTGGGGGTGCCATTGCCTTGTCCCGAAGAGGCGATCGGCTCTATGGCAGTGGTCCCCCTGCCGGAAATTGCCAAGGCTTTTCCCGCCGCTAAGCTGCAAGAAATCCTTTATGACCAATATCAGATTCAGGTAAAGATAAATCCCCCTTGGACAGATGATATTTGGTTGGTGCGGGTGTCAGCCCAGATTTACAATCATCAGTCTCAGTATGAAAAGCTGGCTCTGGCGTTGAAACAGTTGCTGCACCTAGTTTAAAGCAAAAAAAGGTTCGTAGTTGGGCTGAAGCCCTCCTCCCAGTTCGTAGTTGGGCTTCAGCCCTCCTCCCAGTTCGTGGTAACTGCAGTAGGGTGGGCAGTGCCTAACCGAGGAATCTCTTCATCACCAGTAGCAGTATTGGGTACTGCCCACCCTACAGAACTAAGAGCGCTTTAGCCCAAAAAAAGGTTGATTTGAGAAAGAGGGCTAAAGCCCAACTACAAACCTCTATTTACGTTTATGTAGGTGCAGGGGACAAGGAGAATTCAGACTCTGGATGCTGCATGGAGGGACGATCGGGCTGATGCCAACTCTATTGCCCGAATTAATCAGGAACAACAGCGCTATGCTAATAAGGGAGAGCAAAAGCGGTTTTTCCGGGCGCTTTTCCTGATTGTCATGCTGCCAATGCCATAACAAAAGGATGACACTCAAGCCCACACCTACGTAACTATTCACATACAGCCCGATAACGTTAGGAATCACGCATTCCAGGAATTGACCGAGCTTTTGTTGGGTATTATCTGCGAGTTTGGTTTTCATAAACTTGGTTTTAACTTCGACATCTTCATTTAACCCCATCATCAAAATTAATGGGAATAGGGAAAAATCCAAAATAATAAGAATTTTCTCCAGTGATTTCCAGGTCTATCTGGCTAAAGCCCTCACCCCAAACCCCTCTCCATCCCCCAACCCCCTTTGAAAGGGGGGAAGATGGTTTTGATGGTCGGTTTTCATTGGCAGCAAAAGTGCTGTATTTTTAAATAGTGACTAATTAGCATAAATTTGGAATAATTAAGAAAAATCAGGCATAATTATAGCAAATAAAAGCAAATAATGGTAAATAATATAAAAAATTTTTCTGGATTACATATTTTTTTGTGAATCGCCAAACCTTTATCATACAAGCATTTGGGGCATGAGACTGTCTCCGCTGCCGCCAGACGAGTGGCCATTTACTGAATCGGATATGCTACAGTAGAAAAAAAGCGGTAAACTAGGGCAAGAGACTAAAACTCTAACCGCCCCCACCAGGCAAAAATCAACTGACATAGAGGAGAGCAGCCATGACATCCAATGCGGGCAACAGCTCATTACAAGAACGATTTTTGAGCGATTTTATTGAGAAAGTGCTGTGGAAAGGACGCAGTGATAACGAGCGTTTGTGTTGTGCATTACGGTTTCATCCGCAGAACTACGACCAGACTAATACTGAAGTGGCACAACAGATTAGCAAGGAACTTAATGGCAGTTTTAACACCACAAGTATGCCTGGGACTCTCGCCGCCGTGGTTGCCAAGATAAAGGCAGCTTTTGGGGAGAAAATGGCGGCGGATGGGGTGAAATTAGAAGAATTGCAACGGGAACGAGGTTGGAAACCTCAAAACCCGGGCGATCGCTATCCTTGGCAAGTAATTTATCAGTGGTTATGGGAAGTGGAGTTTCCCCGAAGAGGTTGGGAGTTGGCCACGAATTTGGCTACTTGTGCTATAGAAGAATTCAAGTTTGTGGCTATTCAAGAACATTAAAATAAATCAAAAATATGCTTTGAAAGTGCATTTCCAGGGGAGGGGTATTTACTCTTACTAAATCGCGGTAGCAAAGGGAACTATTATTGTCTGTCACCTTCCCTGGCATTTCAGCCGAAAGGAGCTTGTTTGCCAGAGCGTCCTTTGTATCTTCCCGATTTGGATGCCAAAGCAAAGTCGTTAATGTTTGAGGATTTAGGTGAGGAGTATTTTCTGGCAATTCTTACGGAGCAACCATTAGAATTGTCTTGGGTGCGACCTGATGGTAATCCCCATGATTTCCGGGTGGATGAGCAACGGTTTCAGGAGATATTTCAGCAAATTGGGCGCCAGTGGAATGCGCGGGTATTTTATAAACGGTTTCAGGTGGTGGAGTAATTTGATTCGTAGGGTGCAGGGGTGCAGGGGTGCAGGGGTGCAGGGGTGCAGGGGTGCAGGGGTGCAGGGGTGCAGGGGTGCAGGGGTGCAGGGGTGCAGGGGTGCAGGGGTGCAGGGGTCGATTTCTGTAGGGTGGGCAGTAGGGGCGAATGGCCATTCGCCCCTACAGAACAATGGTTATCAAAATAATTCTTCATCAGGCACTGCCCACCCTACTCCTGATGATGATGCGGAGTTCTGTAGTAGGGTGGGCAGTGCCCAATACAGAACACTGGTTATCAAAATAATTCTTCATCAGGCACTGCCCACCCTACTCCGGCTAATTTATTCAGAGCTGGTCAGGTCTGAGGAGTTCTGTAGGGTGGGCATTGCCCAATACAGAACAATGGTTATAAAAATAATTCTGATTCAGGCACTGCCCACCCTACTCCGGCTCAATCGTAACGTTTTTTGAGGTTGACCTACGACTTGATATCATATCTGAGTCACCCCGACTAATACCAAAGGAGCTAAATCAATGCCTTGCCAATCTGCAATTAGTTCGGTGATGATTTCAGGAGTTGCCAAATTACCGCTAAACCTGGTAAAATTACCCGTAGGCAGGTTCAGAAAAAAACTGATAATATTACAATGGTCTTTGACGCCGAAACCGATTTCACAGTCAACTCGCCAGTTATCGACACTGGTGGCGTATGCCTCAACTGCTTTTAATGCGGCGGCGACTTCAGTCGCATATTGATGACGCAATGCCAAGAAATTGGCTGGGTCTTTGGCCACTTCGCACAAAAGCTGAATAGCGACACAAGGAAGATTAGACCGCTGAGTGAGGACAGTTTGTAAAGATTTACAAATTTCCACAGCTTGGAGAAATTTTTCCGTAGATAATTTATTCATAGTGTCTCCTCAAGATAACCCCATCGGTCCTGGGGTAGATTTTTCCCCGTTTCGGGGTTGGGTGGCAGGTTAGACAATGGAATCAGCGTAATTGTGAGATAACCGCATATTAGTTGACCGAATTATCAGGAGTTTCGTGATGTTTGATAATCCAGTGGAGTAAATTAAATGGCTGAATCAGAAAGCAGCAACAGCCTACGAACAAGGTTATTATGAGCAAGGGATTAAATTCGCCCAGCAAGCCTGCGAACTGGGGAAATATGTTTTTGGTCTGAATAATCATAACTATGCCACTCTGATAAACAATTTGGCGTTACTGTACGAGGCAATGGGGCGGTTGACCGATGCGGACCCCTTTTCCTGCAAGCTAAGGAGATTAGAAAAGCCCAGTTGGGAGAAAATCATATGCAATATGCTAGAATTTTGCACAATTTGGCATCACAGTCCCGGGCGATGGGGTGGTTTACGGATGCCGAAGAGCTTTACCGGAAAGCAATGGAGATTTGGGAAGAACTGTTGGAAGAAAATCATCCCGAATATGCCACCAGTTTGCACAATTTGGGGGTACTGTACTGTGCAATGGGGCGGTTTACCGATGCCGAAGACTTTTACCGGAAAGCAATGGAGATTAGAAAAGCTCAGTTGGGAGAGAATCATCCCCACTATGCTGCCAGTTTGAGCAGTTTGGCGATTCTGATGGCGGCCATGAATCGTCCCCAAGAGGCATTGTCACTGATGCAGGAGGCGGCTAAAATTCAAAACCGGATTATTGGGGAAATTTTATCGATTAGTAGTGACAGGCAACGTTTGAAGTATCTGCGGCAAAAATATTCGCAGTTAGAGATTTTCCTCTCCCTGGTCAACCAATATTTACCCCATGACTCCGCAGCTAAACAAGCAGCATTGGATTTGGTGTTGCGACGGAAGGGTTTAGCCACCGAAGCGGGGATTTTGCTGCGAACTTTGATTGTTTCAGGACGTTATCCCCACCTTCTGCCCCAATTAGACGAGCTGCGACAGCTTCACCATCAAATTGCTTATGTCACTTGGCAAGTTCCCACATCCCCAGAAGGGTTAGGGGAATATAGGCAAAGA contains:
- a CDS encoding HD family phosphohydrolase: MNSHQRVEHPALPDYKNIQEQAASRAELVEQLLDIGAALSSTYDLSALLTLILSKSREITCSDAGSVYLVARTDEIPTLLFKVAQNHSRPQVSFQEFAIPLTRQSLAGYVALTGETLNLPDAYILNPEVPYQLDRSFDRDINYHTRSVLVLPMQNRDGETIGVLQLINRKIRPDLVITPENVIESTQPYSDWEERILHSLASQAAISIERNQLQESIENLFEGFVRASVQVIEARDPCTYGHSERVAELTVRLSEEVNSVSTGTLRKLYFDQRQIQEIRYAALLHDFGKVGVPEAILVKQKKLYPSQLEVIRHRFALAKRTLQMECAQTKFRHLIEHPQHRHVQTEDTCSHCHSLAQLDTKLEEEIQALDRYWQILLEANEPRILAEEPLARLRELSGYTYRDAEGQLRPLVSPDEMAQLMVTKGNLTSEERLAIEYHVTYSYEFLKRIPWTVNLKQVPEIAFGHHEKLDGSGYPQGLKGPEIPIQAQLMTIADIYDALTAGDRPYKRGLPVEAALKILRQEAEQGRINYEFLQLFEQRQVFSVLGHRQETKIELETA
- a CDS encoding 4a-hydroxytetrahydrobiopterin dehydratase, encoding MAQLLGEAEIQKKVSQLSGWTVAGKKITTQKVFKDFIEAIAWVNKLVEPAEAAGHHPDISISYNIVTVSLTTHDAGGLTAKDFALAEVISHL
- a CDS encoding energy-coupling factor ABC transporter ATP-binding protein — protein: MSQGSEMAKPAIRVADVCFRWPNGSDVLQSCSLEVPEGEFWMLLGTNGSGKSTLLRLLAGLLTPDSGEIQVQQPVGFVFQNPDHQLVMPTVGADVAFGLVAEQLSPAQVRLRVEEALSAVNLLNLQRRPIYALSGGQKQRIAIAGAIARHCSVLILDEPTALLDPDSQLDLVAQVQRLVKSRGLSALWVTHRFDELDYCDGAFLLEQGHVVAQGEPEPLKQRLMQSENFA
- a CDS encoding NYN domain-containing protein, which codes for MPLSQPRALLLVDGYNIIGVWPHLKKTRDREGLEASRHLLIEALANYSALQDWDTQVVFDAQYRDIQSSSEIVTNHLCVIYTDFGETADTYIERVCATRPRQIGLRQRTIVSTSDRALQLTAMGYGAEWMSPQHLRKSIDNADRHCQLNQKSRSLGQSRFLFQSLDAKTQNRLANLRFELQPPKK
- a CDS encoding aminotransferase class V-fold PLP-dependent enzyme: MCQNQWHEQWLLEPDVTFLNHGSFGACPLPVLQAQQRFQVQLEREPVRFFSREWEPLLDEARNQLADFVGSPREDLVFVANATMGVNAVLRSLQLQPGDEILTTDHLYNACRNALEFTAAAANARVVVASVPFPLADTREIVTAVMDRVSPRTKLAVLDHITSQTALVFPIAQLVRELAAVGVDTLVDGAQAPGAVPLNLAELGAAYYTGNCHKWLCAPKGSAFLYVRRDQQEMIRPPVISHGANSLRTDKSRFQLEFYWMGTDDPSPYLSMPAVLEFMGSLVAGGWSGLMAQNHDLALKARGLLAEALGVPLPCPEEAIGSMAVVPLPEIAKAFPAAKLQEILYDQYQIQVKINPPWTDDIWLVRVSAQIYNHQSQYEKLALALKQLLHLV